The Candidatus Nitrosocaldus cavascurensis genome segment GAGATCATCTCCTAGAGGTTCTTGCTCAATCACTTGAGGCTGAGAGAAGGTCATGCATGCTAGCAAAGAGGGTTGAGGTTGATATGATACTGAGGTTAGCATGTACAAGGCAGATATCAGATGCTATAGAGAGGGTTGGGTTGAAGAAGGAGAGCGGAAAGGCACTACTTGTAGCAGTAGTACGTGAAGAGGATGCTTATGATAGTAGGAGCATGAAGGAAGATGATGTGGGTGGAGAAGATGATGGAAGAAGGAAGGGAGAGGAGTGGAAGGAGGAGAAGAATGATGACAGTAGTAGTTACTACTATAACCTCCTCATATCATTCAAGGATAGGCTGAAGGCAGTGGATGGGGTGAAGAGGGTGTATGACGATGAGGTTGAGGTTGGACTAAGAGGAGAAGGGGAAGAGAAAGAGAAGGAGGAGAAGGAGGAGAAGAAGAGTACTGTATATGAGCATCTAGCAAGTATACATGGGATAAGTGAGCAGGAACTAACCTCATGTATAAGTAGCAATAAACTCGTTAGCATACTTGCAGAGAGGGCAAACCTTCTACACAGATGAGTCTGCTAACGAGCGTTTAACCTTTATGCTACTGAATACATCATCATACTTGAGCACTGCTACCCCTGTAACCTTACCTACAACCTCTATGAGCACTAGCCAATCATAGTTGGTGAGATCTACACGCCTATCTATCCTTGATGCTACTGCCTTTATAATCTCCATACTATGAAGGCTATGCATCATCCTCTTCTCAACCGTTATCCTAAAGCTCTCATCCTTGCCTATCTTCAATGATGCTAACTCACTGCAAGCATCGCTTATCTCCTCTACACTTGTATTCACTACCTTCTCAATAGGGATGAGTCTTAGTATATACCTTATCCTCCATGGCTCATCCATAGCAATGCTCCTAAGCGATCTAACAACCTTGAATGGATCTATGCTGGATCTGCATGCAAGCAAGCCTGAGATCCCTGTATACCATACATCTACAAGCCCAACCTTAGCCTCTCCTTCATCCTTGAAGAGTTCATGCATGAGCGTTACCATCTCATCCCTAGCATCCCTCTCTGCATGCCTGTAAGTTGTTAGTAGCATGTTAAAGTCAGATCTCTTCAATATCTCTCCCCTCTCACTCTCCTCCCTCCTTCTTCTCCTCTTCCTCTTTACCTTTTTCTTCTCCTTCTCCCCTCCTACCCCTCCTCCTACTACTATTCATACCATAAAATTTACTCATGCTAACATATCTCTCATCTGTACTCCATGAGACACCTCTCCAACTCCTCCCTTGCTATAGCCCCTTCCCTTATAATCATACCCTTCTCTACATCATATACTGTCGATGCCTTGCCAATATTTGCTTCTCCACAGTCAAGTATAGCGTCCAACCCATTAAGCATAGCCATGACCTGCATTGCGTTTACTGCTGGACTCATACCAGATGGGTTTGCGCTAGTACCTACAAGCACACCATTGCATAGGCTTATTAGCCTCAATGCATGCTCATGATTTGGTACCCTAACCCCTACCTTTCCATCCTTTACTATCCTGCTAGATATCTTAGCATCCTTGAGTCTAGCGAGTATGGTCAATGCTCCAGGCCAGAAGTGCCTTGCAAGTACCAAGGCTCTCTCATCCATGTATGCTATCCTCATAGCATCCTTAACACTTGCACATAATAATGGTACTGCCTTACCTTCTTCCCTCCCCTTTATCCTGAAGACCCTCTCAACAGCATCCTCATTGTATGGATCACAGCCCAATCCATACACTGTATCTGTAGGATAGGCTATAACCCCTCCTTCTCTCACTATTGTAGCAGCCCTTGCTATACCCTGTTCATTGCATTGTAGTAGCAATGGAAGCATCTTATATCTAAACCAAAATACTTATTAATAGATTGCTTGCTGGTAAAGAGTCATGCTAGAAGAAGAGGAGATGGAAGAAGAGGAGTTCGATGAGGATTTTGAGGAGGATTTTGAGGAGGATTTTGAGGAGGAAGATTACGACTATGAGGAAGAGGTAGAGGAGGAGTACTAACTATCGCTATATTTTTATTAATTATTATCCCCATCACCATTATTATTATATCCTACTATCCTCACTATCCTCCTAGTTAGCGTATATACCGTGAGAAGTATGGAAGAGATTCCAGATATCTTGATGAGACCTGCTAGATAGGTATAGTATGCACTATAGAATATCATACCATACCAGCTTATGAACTCTGCTACTGCTAGAAGTGTTATCCCTGCTGCTATAATCATGGATGTAGCCTTCCTACTTGCTAGAGAGAGCATCATGCACTGTGTTGAGCCATACACTATAAGCATGAATGCTATTGCCTTTGTAACATACTCTAATGAGTTACCAGGGATTGTGAAGAATGGGTATATGGAGAATGTAAGAAGGATTAGCAGTGGTACCATGTACTTGAACCCCTTCTGTACACTGTATGCTAGTGCAATGAATGCATAACCTATAGTGCTTAAGGTTGTTGATACCATGCTATATGCATCTATGTATAGTTCTGCTATACTCATCATGAAGCCCAAGCCTATTGAGATGAACGCTATAGATAATCTTAGCATGGTAGGGCTCTTGGTTATGGTATAACCTTTGTACGTGAGCAAGCCTAAGGCTATGCCAAGTAACATCCCAAGAGCATAGATGATCATAAACATGTCTGCTTCCTCAACCACTCCTCTTCAACTCCTATGCTCCATCTAGCCTTCAGCCCATCTATCTACCTACCTACTCTAATCTATCCTCTTCTTGCTCATTAACTTTACAATTATCTCATAACTTGTAATCGTTCAGCACATCCCTGTACCTTGGATCAGTGTAGGCTAGTATCCTAACATACTCCCCATAGGTCACATCTAGCATACACTTATCACACTTTACACGAGAGAAGTTATCCTCCAACACAGCTATTGAGCCACACTTGGGGCATTTAACACGCATATACTATACTCGGTGAAGAAACTAATAACGGTTTTGCCTTGTTGGTATTGAATGAGGGAAAGGATGTATATAGATGGTGAGGAAAGAAGAGAGAAGAAGAAGGTAATTATGATGATGAGGATGATGAAGATGATGAAGAAAGCATCTCAAGCATCTGTATATATCCTCTTACCATCTTATAATTATGGCTAGTTAATTCTATGGCTAGGTAAAGATACTCATCCATAAGGTAACAATATATAATAAGCATAAGCACCAACCCATGATATGGTAAGATGTGTAAAGTGTGGTAGCGAGATAGATGAGAGCATAGAGAGGGATGCTAGGGCAAAGAGCTATGGTAGTTGCAACAACTGCTGGAATGAATGGACTAGGTATAGCATAATGGTAATAAACGATCTCAGGCTAGATATGTCTATACCAGAGCATAGGCAGATGCTTAAGAGGTATGAGAGGATATTCTTTGGGTTGGAGCAGATAGGGCAGGGTATGAGGGATGTAAGCAAGGAGGAGGAGAGGGTTCCAGATAAGAAGTGATTTGTATTATCAGCAATACTGTATATACCAGAGAGATGAAGAGGCATAAACCTAGATAATAAGATCAAATGATAAGATAAGATCAAGAATGCAAGCCTACTTCCCTTAGAACGTTCTCTGGTATGCTACTCAACAGCGTCCTCTTGCTCTCCTCATCCATCTCTTGAAGTACACGCTTAATACTTGCTACCGTTGCACCCCTCACATCCACATCAAGGGAGTTTAACACATGCAGTAATGGGGCAAAGTCTATCCTTGCTACTTTGCTTGCATTGCTAACCATGACTCTAGCGTATATGCTGAATATGCTATTCCTCCTCTCATCACCGAACTCGTGGAGCAGTTCAAGCCAGGTCTTGAAGAGCCTTGCTACAGTACCCATCTCCATGCTTGGAAGAGCATCTACAACATTCCTTATCATCTCTACCTTATCCTCCTCTTGGAGTGTGAAGAACTCATTAAGCCTATTCCTCATCATAGGCTTTCTGAGGAACTCTGGGAGTCCAGCGAGTATGTATATTATGTTCCCAGCATAGTTTGGAGTACTCTTATTACTAGCATCATCTACAACCCTCATCTCTCATGTTATAAACCCATAATGGTTATATCTCTTTTCCTTTTACCATCTACATCCGATGATAAGTAGTAGGGAGAGGGAAGGTATAGAGAGAGGGGGTGAGGTAAGAAGGGATAAGAGTATACTTGTACTCTGCATAGATAGGGATGATGATATAGGCTCAAAGGCAGGTATAGGTACACCTGTAGTAGGCAGGGATGAGTGCATAAACGCTGGTGTAAGGCTTGCTATAGAGGATCCAGAGGATGCAGACTCTAATGCTATATTTGCTGCTGTCAAGGTGTATGAGGAGTTGGTAAGCAAGGGCTATAAGAGTGAGATAGCCCTGCTCTCAGGCTCATATAGGAGAGGTGTTGAGGCTGATGAGAGGATAGTGAGCCAGTTGCATAGTGTGCTGAAGAGGTTTAGTGCTGATGCTGTTGTTATGGTATCTGATGGTTCAGATGATGAGTCAGTGCTCCCAGTGATACAGGGTATAGTGCCAGTTATATCTGTGCAGAGGGTTGTAATAAAGCATAGCAGGAGTGTAGAGTACTCATACGCATTACTTGCTAGATACCTAAGGTCCTTGATATATGATCCTAGATACTCCAAGTTCTTCCTAGGCATACCTGGTGCACTCCTACTTGCAGGGGGACTCTCTATAGTACTCAACCTTGCAGACTACGCATTACCTATGCTCTCAATAATACTTGGAGCGATATTCCTCGTTAGGGCATTCGATGTAGATAGAACATTGCTTAGCATAACAAAGAGCACAACGCCATCAAACTTCGTCAGGGTATTCTCCATAGTAGCAGGTATAATAATAGTTATAGCATCTCTAGAGACAGGATACGTTAACGTGCAGGGCATGCTTGAGGGACATGATGCATTGAACATAATCTTGAACAAGGATATAATAACAGCATTCCTCATCAACATGCTCCCCCTACTCTGGATAGGTATAGGTGTTATACTTGGAGGCAGATTATTGAGCAATATCTTCAGGAGTAGCATAAAGGCCATAAGTGATGCATTAAGGTTGGTAGTACTTGGGCTCTTCTATATACCAGTACAGCAGTTGATACTCATGATCAAGGGGGAAGCAAATCCATTCAGTCTAGTCTCATCCCTACTCCTAGGGTTTGCTGTAACACTGATAGCAGTAACGCTTGTGTATGAGTACTACAGGAAGAGAGCATCATCAACAACCAAGGCAAGTAAGAATACTACTAGTAGTAATAGTAACAGCAGTAATGCTAGTGATGTTGATGAAGTAAATTATAAGGATGATTGAAGGTAGTTATGGTAGATAGGTAGGTAGATAGGAAGGTATGCATACTACTAGCAGGCATCTAATTAATAATATACAATGAACCAACACATACCTATAATTACATATAAAATATATAAAAAGTATCATTACAGCATTATATATGCTAGAAGAGAGATCTGCTGGAGCGGTACTCTTCCGTCTACAGGATAGAGAGCCTATATACCTTATCCTGCACTACCATGCTGGGCACTGGGACTTCCCTAAAGGTAATATAGAGCAGGGGGAGGATGAGTTGAGTACTGTGAAGAGGGAGATAAGGGAGGAGACATGCATAGATGATGTTGAGTTCATCCAAGGGTTCAGGAGGATGGTTGAGTACATGTATAGGAGGGCTGGGAGGTTGGTGCACAAGGTTGTTGTATTCTATCTTGCAAAGACAAGCAAGGATGAGGTTAAACTATCGTATGAGCATAACGATTACAGATGGGGTAGGTTTGATGATGCCCTAAACCTCCTAACCTACAACAACTCAAAGATAATACTCAGGGATGCTGATGAGTTCCTTAGAGGCATATTATCCTCGTGATATTGAGGATATCCTAGCAAGTCTTGATGCCTCTCTTACTGGATCATCAGCACCAAGTATGCTTCTACCAACTATTATGTAATCTGCCCCATTGCTCAACGCTGCTGATGGATCTCCTCCTTGAGCACCGCTCCCAGGTGAGAATATAGCAACATGCATATGAGCATCTTCAATGTATGCTCTACACTCCCTTATCATCTCTGGTCTAGTTGCGCCTACAACTATACCATCTGCACCTGCTGCTAGAGCCCATCCAAGGAATACCCTGTATATGCTTGTGGATGGAGAAGGAGAGTGTTGCTGTAGTTGCATTTGCACATCCCCTCCCTGCTGTTGTTGCTTCTGTTGCTCATCCTCCTCCTGCTCTTGCTCCCCATGCACTATCTTTATACGCATACCATAACTACTCTCAGCACCCTTATGGCTCATATACACAAGTGCTATAGCACCCATACCTCTACTATGTGCATTGTGTATAGCATCCTTCAATGCATCAAGTCCAATTATCGGGTTGATTGTTAGAGCATCAAAGTTAGACTCTGCTAGCTTATCAATTGCAACCTTGTTAGTGCTAGGGATATCGTTCAACTTGATATCTGCTATGCTCTGTAGCCCATGTGAGTGGGCACGATCATTTATATACTTTACATCATCCATGCTTAGAGGAAGAAGGAGGTGCATGTTCATCTTTACACTGCATATGTATCCTGCTAGAGCATCTATTATTGAGCATACCTTCTCAACTCGTACATCATTGGATAGGTCTAATGCAAGCACTATCCTGCTACCATCATGCTCCTCTACAGATGCACTAAGCCTCTTCAGGAATATGGATGTGGGCGTAGGTGTAGGTGTAGGTGTAGGGGTTGATGCATGTATAGGATTGGGCATGTACCTAGCATTATTACTGTTATTATACTTGCTATGACTCATCTCCTCACCTTACCGTTCATACCTGCTGATCCCTAACCCTTATAACCTTCATGTATATGTATCCATGCCCATCTATATCGTTTGTGAACTCTGGCTCTTCCCCGCTCTGGCTAGAGTACCTTACAAAGTTACCCTCTGGCATCTTATCCAGAACTGTATAGCAGAAGTATGGGGTACCATCCTCATTGCTATTCATGAACATGCCTACTACTATCATTCCATCTGCTTTAGCATCCTTGCCCTTATCCTTGCCTTTGCCATGTATGTAATGCCTCTTCATTAGGAATAGTGGTGTCAAGACCTCTTCTCTCATATACCTATAGAGTACCAACTTTGCTAAACTGCCTAGGTTACTCATCACTATACTCTCTGTATGCATCTCCCTCCTACCCTTGAGCATCCTCTTTGGCATCTCCTCAACCCTTATTATTGGAGCATAGGAGTATGCTGGGTTATTTGCTGCATTGACCATATTGATCTCCTCATTACCCATGTAAATCCTGTATGCAATGAACTCTCCAGAGCATTCAGCATTAACATAGCAGAACAATGGCCTTGCTAGACCTACATTTATGCCTACTGCTAACACATCCATATTCTCTAGCCTGAACGCATAAACAGGCAACGATACAACCTCTAGTGCAGATGCTAGCCTTGCAAGATCGTTAATGCTTGCTAGTTGCATGTAGTAGGGTATCTTCACCAGAAGCATAAATATGGAAGAGTAATTAAAGGGTTACATCCATAGAGCAAGAGATCATCATATAGGCTGTCTGAACCTAAGAACTACCTTGCTGCTATATAGGATGTATATATCGCCATCGTCCTTATCTACATCCATACCACTTATCGGTTTATATGGATCTTTATATAACAGAGAGAGTGGATATGAGCATGCTTGTTGATCTGCTGGATAACATATTCTTCCCCATGCTGCAACCAACTTACCACTACCATCTATTGCATCATCACCACCATCATCATCAACATCCATAACAATCACGCTAGTTGTTGTTGCTATGTAGATGTATCCCCTGTCATCAACATCCATATCCACTATAGCATCGATTGAGTGATTAGGGGTCATGGGGTTGATGAAGTTTAGTTTGCCTACAAACCTTCCGTCATGCTTGTTGAATACCTGTATCCTCCTATTATACTCA includes the following:
- a CDS encoding DUF373 family protein, which codes for MISSREREGIERGGEVRRDKSILVLCIDRDDDIGSKAGIGTPVVGRDECINAGVRLAIEDPEDADSNAIFAAVKVYEELVSKGYKSEIALLSGSYRRGVEADERIVSQLHSVLKRFSADAVVMVSDGSDDESVLPVIQGIVPVISVQRVVIKHSRSVEYSYALLARYLRSLIYDPRYSKFFLGIPGALLLAGGLSIVLNLADYALPMLSIILGAIFLVRAFDVDRTLLSITKSTTPSNFVRVFSIVAGIIIVIASLETGYVNVQGMLEGHDALNIILNKDIITAFLINMLPLLWIGIGVILGGRLLSNIFRSSIKAISDALRLVVLGLFYIPVQQLILMIKGEANPFSLVSSLLLGFAVTLIAVTLVYEYYRKRASSTTKASKNTTSSNSNSSNASDVDEVNYKDD
- a CDS encoding orotidine 5'-phosphate decarboxylase gives rise to the protein MSHSKYNNSNNARYMPNPIHASTPTPTPTPTPTSIFLKRLSASVEEHDGSRIVLALDLSNDVRVEKVCSIIDALAGYICSVKMNMHLLLPLSMDDVKYINDRAHSHGLQSIADIKLNDIPSTNKVAIDKLAESNFDALTINPIIGLDALKDAIHNAHSRGMGAIALVYMSHKGAESSYGMRIKIVHGEQEQEEDEQQKQQQQGGDVQMQLQQHSPSPSTSIYRVFLGWALAAGADGIVVGATRPEMIRECRAYIEDAHMHVAIFSPGSGAQGGDPSAALSNGADYIIVGRSILGADDPVREASRLARISSISRG
- a CDS encoding THUMP domain-containing protein, which encodes MKRSDFNMLLTTYRHAERDARDEMVTLMHELFKDEGEAKVGLVDVWYTGISGLLACRSSIDPFKVVRSLRSIAMDEPWRIRYILRLIPIEKVVNTSVEEISDACSELASLKIGKDESFRITVEKRMMHSLHSMEIIKAVASRIDRRVDLTNYDWLVLIEVVGKVTGVAVLKYDDVFSSIKVKRSLADSSV
- the cgi121 gene encoding KEOPS complex subunit Cgi121, yielding MLIYITVDLSLEEPEEFVRRLRALATEEKENGIIVQVVDADSIAGRDHLLEVLAQSLEAERRSCMLAKRVEVDMILRLACTRQISDAIERVGLKKESGKALLVAVVREEDAYDSRSMKEDDVGGEDDGRRKGEEWKEEKNDDSSSYYYNLLISFKDRLKAVDGVKRVYDDEVEVGLRGEGEEKEKEEKEEKKSTVYEHLASIHGISEQELTSCISSNKLVSILAERANLLHR
- a CDS encoding bis(5'-nucleosyl)-tetraphosphatase, coding for MLEERSAGAVLFRLQDREPIYLILHYHAGHWDFPKGNIEQGEDELSTVKREIREETCIDDVEFIQGFRRMVEYMYRRAGRLVHKVVVFYLAKTSKDEVKLSYEHNDYRWGRFDDALNLLTYNNSKIILRDADEFLRGILSS
- a CDS encoding L-threonylcarbamoyladenylate synthase — its product is MLPLLLQCNEQGIARAATIVREGGVIAYPTDTVYGLGCDPYNEDAVERVFRIKGREEGKAVPLLCASVKDAMRIAYMDERALVLARHFWPGALTILARLKDAKISSRIVKDGKVGVRVPNHEHALRLISLCNGVLVGTSANPSGMSPAVNAMQVMAMLNGLDAILDCGEANIGKASTVYDVEKGMIIREGAIAREELERCLMEYR
- a CDS encoding Fe(2+)-trafficking protein — its product is MVRCVKCGSEIDESIERDARAKSYGSCNNCWNEWTRYSIMVINDLRLDMSIPEHRQMLKRYERIFFGLEQIGQGMRDVSKEEERVPDKK